The sequence ATTTGTATGTACGGTGATTTATGGTGCAAGTTTTTTTTGAACTTCAGTTATGTCCTTGATGGGGTACCGAGAATGAGGGAGAGACCCATTGGTGACTTGGTTGTCGGATTGAAACAGCTGGGTGCGGATGTTGATTGTTTCCTTGGCACTGACTGCCCACCTGTTCGTATCAAGGGAATTGGAGGGCTACCTGGCGGCAAGGTTAGTTATCAAGTCCCACATGCTACATTCTCCTGTAGATGGCTGAACTCCTTTTTCAAGCCAATTCATTTGACAGTGAAGCATAGATATAGATATGGATTAAGCCCaatcaagtcttacttggcATGTGTTTAGCAACTTAGTTCCCATTTTCTGGGGTGTTGCCTTTTCTCTAGTCTAACATTATGTGAGATCATGAATTAGCTCTTACAAATGTGTTATGCTCTACAGGTTAAGCTGTCAGGCTCCATCAGCAGTCAATACTTGAGTGCCTTGTTGATGGCTGCTCCTTTAGCTCTTGGGGATGTGGAGATTGAAATCATTGATAAGCTAATCTCCATTCCCTATGTTGAAATGACATTGAGATTGATGGAGCGTTTTGGCGTGAAAGCAGAGCATTCTGATAGCTGGGACAGGTTCTACATCAAGGGAGGTCAAAAGTACAAGTAAGTTTTATAGGCTTTTCACTTCGTCGATGTTAAAGATTCTAGTTTCAGTATGTCCAACCAATCACTGATGTATCAACACATAAACTGGAGATATAATCATTGCAGAAAAAATATTGATATCGGCTCTGTAAATTATTTAATCATTAGACCAGTCTATTGGAGTCATGGAAACCAACTGGAATAATTAAGGAAAACTTTCTGTCTATTATATCTAAGGTGCATCGAACTGGTGACAATTGCGTAGACATGATAGCAGAAGTAGCATCCATTTTTATAACTTGGCTAACAAGAAGTAATCTAGGTAGCTAGAGGATTCATATCTGCTTGGCATGAATGATTTTTCCCCCACGAAGAGGTACTTTATTAGTGTGGTCAACCCCTTTTATGATGTGAAACTTCTCCGTTATTGTCTGTCaggatacatatttatgttTCTACCAAATACACTTAGTCTTATGTACTCAAACAGTTAGTTCAAACTTCATGTAAAGTTTATCAGTGGGTCCCTAAACTAAACTTGTTTTACCCTGCAATTGTCAGGTCCCCTAAAaatgcatatgtggaaggtgaTGCCTCAAGTGCAAGCTATTTCTTGGCTGGTGCTGCAATTACTGGAGGGACTGTGACTGTTGAAGGGTGTGGCACCACCAGTCTGCAGGTAAAATTTTGATATAAGGctaactttttttaaaaaaaaaacttgttggTTTGGCATGGACCATATATATAGTCACTATATGTGTTATCCAATATTCCAATTCATCTGCCATTGTCAAATTGACATGCTTCAATGAGTCATTCATGAAAACAAGCTAAACGTCCCAAACCAAATAGTCCATCTTGTTACTGGGTGCAGTGTGTTGTTGCCATCTTAACTAATATGCTCAATATGCAGGGTGATGTTAAATTTGCTGAGGTACTGGAGATGATGGGAGCGAAGGTTACATGGACCGAGACAAGTGTAACTGTTACTGGTCCACCGCGGGAGCCTTTTGGGAGGAAACACCTTAAAGCCATTGATGTCAACATGAACAAAATGCCTGATGTCGCCATGACTCTTGCTGTGGTTGCTCTATTTGCTGATGGCCCAACTGCTATTAGAGATGGTAAGACATTATCAACCCTAACAGCATGCCTGTTTTATGTTAGCAACATAGCACCTAAGAGATGGTTTCTTCTGCTCTTTACTAAACTATTGTTCTTCATCAGTGGCTTCCTGGAGAGTGAAGGAGACCGAGAGGATGGTTGCAATCCGGACTGAGCTAACTAAGGTAAACATGCCACACAAGCTTTTCTTCTATATCATTGCCAGTTGGACCTCTTGTGCTTTTCCTGCTGGAGTTATATCTTCAGCTCTTCACCTGCTGTTTCGTTTTGCCAGCTCGGTGCGTCAGTTGAGGAAGGTTCAGATTACTGCATCATAACGCCACCAGAGAAGCTGAACATGACAGCAATCGACACCTACGACGACCACAGGATGGCCATGgccttctccctcgccgcctgcgccgagGTGCCTGTCACGATCAGGGACCCCGGGTGCACCCGCAAGACCTTCCCTAACTACTTCGATGTTCTGAGCACATTTGTCAAGAACTGAACGCAATTCTACGATAGCCGGATTGAAGTGATGCTGCTAGGGATTTGCTGAGGAAAAAACAATTTTCTTTTCCTGTTCGTTTTCTCTTTCACGAGATAAGTTTTGAGTCTGTAATACCAGCTTGTAGCATTTTTCCTATGGAAAAGTCTCGAGATGTATTGTACACTAAGGTAGTAAGGTTCTTTTCCAGAGTGGATCATTGGAATAAGAATAAATTACGTTTCAGTGGTTAACTGGTTATATTTATCTCCGCAAACCCAAAGCAACATAGG comes from Panicum virgatum strain AP13 chromosome 4K, P.virgatum_v5, whole genome shotgun sequence and encodes:
- the LOC120702503 gene encoding 3-phosphoshikimate 1-carboxyvinyltransferase 2-like is translated as MAAMASRAAATVSLDLAAAAPGGLSRRHRPGSARPPAPPAAAAGLRMRGRGAVAAAAAAAAPAKAGAEEVVLQPIREISGTVKLPGSKSLSNRILLLAALSEGTTVVDNLLDSEDVHYMLGALKALGLSVEADKAAKRAVVPGCGGKFPVEKDAKEEVQLFLGNAGTAMRPLTAAVTAAGGNATYVLDGVPRMRERPIGDLVVGLKQLGADVDCFLGTDCPPVRIKGIGGLPGGKVKLSGSISSQYLSALLMAAPLALGDVEIEIIDKLISIPYVEMTLRLMERFGVKAEHSDSWDRFYIKGGQKYKSPKNAYVEGDASSASYFLAGAAITGGTVTVEGCGTTSLQGDVKFAEVLEMMGAKVTWTETSVTVTGPPREPFGRKHLKAIDVNMNKMPDVAMTLAVVALFADGPTAIRDVASWRVKETERMVAIRTELTKLGASVEEGSDYCIITPPEKLNMTAIDTYDDHRMAMAFSLAACAEVPVTIRDPGCTRKTFPNYFDVLSTFVKN